A region from the Candidatus Electrothrix scaldis genome encodes:
- a CDS encoding diguanylate cyclase, whose translation MQLRFLVPCTMFFCVLMTIFFSFLGSRSIILSRVENTQNVLVRERIGTLQGILEHIAVKEKKLIAEILSLYGAAPDHDILMLTDQDGKVISSTHYEDIGLPWQETEFADRQVSAFSLREQSVLVNMSDDREKQDAYASICWKSEQRDLRNQICGVLYYRQNLGYHKDIALSDIYRLLSLISGGSIFLGFLLWGFLHQHLTRRTSDLIDVLERYSKGERDIDAQVSGHDELTKITSSINMLINTIYEDEIAIQRSEQRFRSLVENIPGAVYRSDIELPRHMLFLSKGIEKICSYSVAELLANPELKFFDLIDPDHREKVMSYIHTQLQEGEPFSTEYPLMNSKGETRWVLDIGREVTDATDKERYVEGIILDITERKKTEASLLNQQRMLKAMSLAAHDPMIIIDGQDNILFWNTAAEKLYGYSAEEVVQKRKMHYLICTKEDRELAYKGFEKFIQTGQGAVLNSVMEFQSVHRSGRLFPVERSVAAFQMDDTWYAVGSVRDITDRKNAEKALRSLATTDSLTSLNNRRHFLELSSKEISDAQRYAMPLAVFMFDVDYFKSVNDTYGHDIGDQVLKELAELSRKKVRDTDIIGRLGGEEFAVTLPNTERAHAEKAAERLRKAVAEHRVITAKRELTVTISIGVVMMEAGKECDIDALLKEADEALYRAKKQGRNCVIMA comes from the coding sequence ATGCAGCTGAGATTCCTTGTCCCCTGCACGATGTTTTTTTGCGTGCTCATGACTATCTTCTTCTCCTTTCTTGGGAGTCGGAGCATTATTCTGTCCCGGGTGGAGAACACCCAAAATGTGTTGGTGAGGGAACGTATAGGAACGCTACAGGGGATACTGGAACATATTGCTGTAAAAGAAAAAAAACTGATAGCTGAAATCCTTTCCCTGTACGGTGCAGCCCCTGATCATGATATTTTGATGCTGACGGATCAGGATGGAAAAGTTATTTCCTCAACGCATTATGAGGATATAGGCCTGCCTTGGCAGGAAACAGAGTTTGCCGACAGGCAGGTTTCTGCGTTTTCTCTTCGAGAGCAGTCTGTTCTTGTCAATATGTCCGATGATAGAGAAAAGCAGGATGCCTACGCCTCTATTTGTTGGAAAAGTGAACAGCGCGATTTGCGTAATCAAATCTGTGGGGTGCTCTATTATCGTCAGAATCTCGGATATCATAAAGACATAGCGCTGAGCGATATCTATAGATTGCTCAGTCTGATCAGTGGCGGCAGCATATTCCTGGGGTTTCTGCTTTGGGGATTTCTTCATCAGCATTTAACACGACGAACATCGGATCTTATTGATGTCCTTGAGCGATACAGCAAGGGAGAGCGAGATATAGATGCGCAGGTATCTGGTCATGATGAGCTGACGAAGATTACCTCTTCCATCAATATGCTCATCAATACGATATATGAGGACGAGATAGCTATCCAGAGGAGTGAGCAGCGTTTCCGTTCTTTGGTGGAGAATATTCCCGGTGCTGTGTATCGCAGCGACATAGAACTTCCTCGCCACATGTTGTTTCTCAGTAAAGGGATTGAAAAGATTTGTTCCTATTCTGTGGCAGAGTTACTTGCTAACCCGGAGCTGAAATTCTTTGACCTTATTGATCCTGATCATCGGGAGAAGGTTATGTCTTATATCCATACCCAATTGCAGGAGGGTGAGCCTTTTAGCACCGAATACCCGCTGATGAATAGCAAAGGAGAAACCCGCTGGGTTTTGGATATCGGGCGTGAGGTGACCGATGCAACAGATAAAGAACGCTATGTTGAGGGGATTATTCTTGATATCACTGAACGTAAGAAAACCGAAGCTAGCTTGTTGAATCAGCAGAGAATGCTCAAGGCTATGAGCTTAGCTGCCCATGATCCTATGATCATTATTGATGGTCAGGATAACATCCTTTTCTGGAATACGGCCGCTGAGAAGCTGTATGGCTATAGCGCTGAGGAGGTGGTTCAGAAAAGAAAGATGCACTACCTTATCTGCACGAAAGAGGATAGAGAGCTGGCCTATAAAGGTTTCGAGAAATTTATTCAGACTGGACAAGGGGCTGTCCTCAACAGTGTGATGGAATTTCAGAGTGTCCACCGGAGTGGCAGACTTTTTCCTGTAGAGCGGTCGGTAGCGGCTTTTCAGATGGACGATACTTGGTATGCCGTGGGGTCTGTGCGTGATATCACAGATCGTAAGAATGCGGAAAAGGCTCTGCGTTCACTTGCGACTACGGATTCGTTGACTTCCTTGAATAACCGTCGCCATTTTCTTGAGCTTTCTTCAAAGGAAATTAGCGATGCGCAGCGCTATGCCATGCCCCTTGCTGTTTTTATGTTTGATGTTGATTACTTTAAGTCTGTCAATGACACCTATGGTCATGATATTGGTGATCAGGTTCTTAAGGAATTGGCTGAGCTGAGTAGGAAAAAAGTTCGTGATACAGACATTATCGGAAGGCTCGGTGGAGAGGAATTTGCCGTTACCCTGCCGAATACGGAGAGGGCGCATGCAGAAAAAGCTGCGGAGCGGCTCCGGAAGGCGGTGGCTGAGCATCGGGTGATCACGGCAAAGAGGGAACTGACCGTGACCATCAGTATAGGTGTTGTTATGATGGAGGCTGGCAAGGAATGTGATATCGATGCCTTGTTAAAGGAGGCTGATGAGGCTCTGTATCGGGCGAAAAAACAGGGGAGAAATTGTGTTATTATGGCCTGA
- the trpC gene encoding indole-3-glycerol phosphate synthase TrpC, whose product MILDTIVARKKEEVAALKQRGIRPPETKTPLDPPRGFMQALIDAPGVAIIAEAKKASPSKGVIEPNFNPQKIALNYKQGGAHAISVLTDQGFFQGSIDYIPLVRSTVDLPVLRKEFIIDPLQIEEAAAFGADAILLIAAILETEQLRDFRLQAEEAGMDVLVEVHNEEELEKTLAAESRLIGINNRNLNDFTVDLETTFRLQKQIPSNIPIVSESGISTREEMLRLQEAGIAAALIGESLMRSTEQDETLRHFLST is encoded by the coding sequence ATGATCCTTGATACCATTGTCGCACGAAAAAAAGAAGAAGTCGCAGCCCTGAAACAACGGGGCATCCGTCCCCCAGAGACCAAAACGCCCCTTGATCCGCCACGCGGTTTTATGCAAGCCCTGATTGATGCACCAGGGGTGGCTATCATTGCTGAGGCCAAGAAGGCATCTCCCTCCAAGGGGGTGATTGAACCGAATTTTAATCCGCAAAAAATAGCGCTCAACTATAAACAGGGCGGTGCCCATGCCATATCCGTCCTCACGGACCAGGGCTTCTTCCAAGGCTCCATTGATTACATTCCTCTCGTCAGGAGCACGGTGGACCTTCCAGTTCTGCGCAAAGAGTTCATCATTGATCCCCTGCAAATCGAAGAAGCTGCCGCCTTTGGTGCCGATGCAATCCTCCTTATCGCCGCCATTCTGGAAACCGAGCAACTCAGAGATTTTCGCCTCCAGGCCGAAGAAGCTGGCATGGATGTGTTGGTTGAAGTACATAACGAGGAAGAGCTAGAAAAGACCTTGGCCGCAGAAAGCAGACTCATCGGCATCAATAACCGTAATCTGAACGACTTCACAGTTGACCTGGAAACTACCTTCAGGTTGCAAAAGCAAATTCCATCCAACATTCCCATTGTCAGCGAATCAGGTATCTCAACCCGCGAGGAAATGCTCCGCCTTCAGGAAGCCGGTATTGCAGCCGCTCTGATCGGGGAAAGTCTGATGCGCAGTACAGAGCAGGATGAAACACTCCGTCATTTTCTCTCTACTTAA
- a CDS encoding phosphoribosylanthranilate isomerase, producing the protein MNVDRIRIKMCGITNLEDAIAAVGAGVDALGFIFYEKSPRNIDPEVARIIIEQLPPFVSTVGVFVDRKRQEVEEIIRFCRLGYAQLHGQESPKYCERLTRFAAPCQVIKALRVGEHLQASDIIPYNDHVKGFLLDTYQKGVKGGTGQRFDWSLIQGLKLQRDFILAGGLDAESVREAVENVSPYALDVNSGVEASPGQKDHSLIKKFIRQVRACETS; encoded by the coding sequence ATGAACGTAGATCGGATTCGCATCAAGATGTGCGGCATCACGAATCTGGAAGATGCCATTGCGGCAGTAGGTGCCGGGGTGGATGCTTTGGGATTTATTTTTTATGAAAAAAGTCCGCGTAATATTGATCCTGAGGTTGCCAGAATCATTATTGAGCAATTGCCTCCCTTTGTTAGCACTGTCGGAGTCTTTGTTGATCGCAAACGACAGGAAGTCGAAGAAATCATTCGCTTCTGCCGCTTAGGATATGCCCAGCTGCATGGTCAGGAATCCCCCAAATATTGCGAGCGTCTAACCCGTTTTGCGGCCCCTTGTCAGGTAATAAAGGCCCTGAGGGTAGGAGAGCATTTACAGGCCAGCGATATTATACCATATAACGACCATGTGAAAGGATTTCTCCTGGATACCTACCAAAAAGGGGTCAAGGGAGGAACAGGGCAACGCTTTGACTGGTCTCTAATTCAGGGCTTGAAACTGCAACGGGATTTTATCCTTGCTGGAGGCCTTGATGCGGAGAGTGTGCGGGAGGCTGTTGAAAATGTCAGCCCCTATGCCTTAGATGTCAACTCAGGCGTAGAAGCATCTCCGGGCCAAAAAGATCATAGCCTGATCAAGAAATTCATCCGGCAGGTACGGGCTTGCGAAACGAGCTGA
- the asnS gene encoding asparagine--tRNA ligase has product MKPRIKDLLNTEPNDQQILVDGWVRTCRDSGNLCFIELTDGSCLSGIQVIAESDLQNYSEEVRHLSTGTAIKATGILVKSPAKGQAVEIRAQQIEILGPADPNTYPLQKKRHSFEFLRSISQLRPRTNALGAVARIRSELNFAIHRFFRDKGFFQVHTPLITTSDCEGAGEMFTVTALTDKELGQENAFAKDFFGRKAGLTVSGQLQAEIYALSHGRVYTFGPTFRAENSNTSRHLAEFWMLEPEMAFCDLHCDMEIAEALIQDLINTVLENCAEDLELFNRFISKGLLEKLETVRQHSFARMTYTEAIKELERAQQQFEYPVAWGSDLQAEHERFLCEEIAGKPVIVTGYPKTIKPFYMRQNDDGKTVAAMDILVPGIGELVGGSQREERLDLLTARMQEAGLDLEEYSWYLDLRRYGSVPHSGFGLGFERLVQFVTGMSNIRDVIPFPRTPGSAPC; this is encoded by the coding sequence ATGAAACCACGCATCAAAGATCTCCTCAACACCGAACCGAACGACCAGCAGATCCTCGTAGATGGCTGGGTACGAACCTGCCGAGACTCTGGCAACCTCTGCTTTATCGAACTCACAGACGGTTCCTGCTTATCCGGCATCCAGGTCATTGCTGAATCAGACCTGCAAAACTATAGCGAAGAGGTTCGCCACCTCAGCACCGGTACAGCCATAAAAGCTACCGGCATCCTGGTCAAGTCGCCTGCCAAGGGTCAGGCTGTGGAAATTCGGGCGCAGCAGATCGAAATTCTCGGCCCTGCGGACCCGAACACCTACCCTTTACAGAAAAAGCGGCACAGCTTCGAATTTCTCCGTTCCATCAGCCAGCTCCGTCCACGTACCAATGCCTTGGGTGCAGTCGCTCGCATCCGCTCTGAGCTGAACTTTGCTATTCATCGTTTCTTTCGGGACAAGGGCTTCTTCCAGGTTCACACCCCGCTTATTACCACTTCGGACTGCGAAGGTGCTGGCGAAATGTTTACCGTCACAGCACTCACTGATAAGGAATTAGGGCAGGAAAATGCCTTTGCAAAAGATTTCTTTGGCCGTAAAGCAGGCCTGACGGTCAGCGGACAACTACAGGCTGAAATTTATGCCCTCTCACATGGCAGGGTCTACACCTTTGGCCCCACCTTTCGGGCAGAAAACTCCAATACCAGCCGCCATCTGGCCGAGTTCTGGATGCTGGAGCCTGAAATGGCTTTTTGCGATTTGCATTGCGATATGGAAATTGCCGAGGCCCTTATTCAGGACCTCATCAACACGGTGCTGGAAAATTGCGCAGAAGACCTTGAACTTTTCAACCGATTTATCAGCAAGGGACTCCTTGAAAAACTGGAAACCGTGCGGCAACACAGCTTTGCCCGGATGACCTATACAGAAGCAATTAAAGAACTGGAGCGGGCGCAACAGCAATTTGAATACCCTGTTGCCTGGGGCAGTGATTTGCAGGCAGAGCATGAACGCTTCCTCTGCGAAGAGATCGCTGGCAAGCCGGTAATAGTCACAGGTTACCCCAAGACCATCAAGCCCTTTTATATGCGACAAAATGACGATGGCAAGACTGTTGCGGCTATGGATATCCTGGTGCCGGGAATCGGAGAACTGGTTGGCGGGAGCCAACGAGAGGAACGACTGGATTTGTTAACAGCTCGCATGCAAGAGGCTGGACTTGATCTGGAAGAATACAGCTGGTATCTGGACCTGCGTCGGTACGGCTCTGTACCGCACTCCGGTTTTGGTCTGGGTTTTGAGCGGCTGGTTCAGTTCGTCACTGGCATGAGCAATATACGGGACGTCATCCCCTTTCCCAGAACACCGGGTAGCGCCCCTTGCTGA
- the mfd gene encoding transcription-repair coupling factor yields MLSICKQLSENKEGQGKKIDICGLHGGSAALFVARLQEIQRQSICCLLPSDDQLDTLAGDIRLFTDIPVLTYPAFEIAPYTQLAPDPSTVAARLSTLYFLQEQSGPCIVLTSVEAVLRRVLPQQVLSGRCELVMAGEDTDRDALISSLIDAGYESCELVRQPGDLAVRGGIIDLFPPASSPAVQGPLRLDFFGDTVESIRSFDPLTQRSEDELEEVVLLPASDVLFPEDSAVEKWRQDVYAAVEKLAPNQKDSETARQVMQQLRERIRFPGIEFFLPLMYRNPGPQTLFEYLPAACPVILHDPVSIQRKISLVHERVAANYEEAASEGLAFPPKTLFVEQEELEQHLDKRSRVDLCLIPNPDAVQTPILHRVGDHSLLRQEIELQRKKRGVLAPLADRLLKWQKAEDTIVLACRSMQQAKHLEEMLAGYGIQCGRDTTPLDLQKQHPGQVLLVEHPLSHGFDLPEEHLHIFSAAELFGDKRLQSGGKKKSRRPQGEPIALEEIAIGDVVVHRDHGLASFQGLVNMDFAGQRGDFMLLEFQGNDKLYIPVHQLHWVSRYQGLTDQQPKLDRLGSQRWQTAKKKVTEAVWQVAQELLAIYARREMRRGHSFQQPGILFKELAESFPYDETEGQAKAIDDVLTDLCSDKPMDRLVCGDVGYGKTEVAVRAAYKAIEDGFQVAVLVPTTVLAEQHAATFRERFAGFDVEVACTNRFRTTKEQKEIVRDLKDGNIHLVVGTHRLLSKTIGFHKLGLLIVDEEHRFGVSHKEKIKKLRADVDVLTLTATPIPRTLQMSLLGIRDLSVISSPPRQRRAVKTFLARKDDLVTREAVQQELERGGQVFFVHNRIQSIHRVAEKIEHLVPHARIAVAHGQMSGKQLEEVMVSFINHEVDILVSTTIIESGLDIPNANTIIINRADRIGLADMYQLRGRVGRSSRQSYAYLLVPSTEKMTSDAGQRLRALMDCSDLGGGFKLAMNDLQIRGGGNLLGVSQSGHIAAVGYDLYLELLQSTVADLKKQAEQGGDITAPELEPDVKLRVAAFLPDDYVRDTVLRYRLYRRLSVAGNEAPELLADLQDEVVDRFGALPREAETLFALVGLKYPLRQLGITKLEQGPASLVFSFSEQSPVAPETLLAFIEHSRPKKSLKKKEQRPPVRGLRVPARAPASEPEPVRLTPDQRLIIALEENIAQEELFRRIDAVLSFLGAQHG; encoded by the coding sequence ATGCTGTCAATTTGTAAACAGTTGTCCGAGAATAAGGAAGGACAGGGAAAAAAAATAGATATCTGCGGATTGCATGGAGGCAGTGCGGCTCTGTTTGTGGCCCGGCTTCAGGAAATTCAGCGGCAAAGCATTTGTTGTCTTCTCCCTTCCGATGATCAGCTGGACACCCTGGCCGGAGATATTCGCCTTTTTACCGATATTCCGGTTCTCACCTATCCCGCCTTTGAGATAGCTCCGTACACCCAGTTGGCCCCGGACCCGTCTACCGTCGCGGCCCGGCTTTCCACCTTGTATTTTCTTCAGGAACAGAGTGGGCCTTGTATCGTCCTGACCTCGGTGGAGGCGGTTTTGCGTCGGGTTCTTCCTCAGCAGGTCTTGAGCGGGCGTTGTGAACTGGTCATGGCTGGTGAGGATACGGATCGGGATGCTTTGATTTCCTCGCTTATTGATGCCGGGTATGAGTCCTGTGAATTGGTTCGTCAGCCTGGCGATTTGGCTGTACGAGGTGGTATTATTGATCTTTTTCCCCCAGCATCCAGCCCTGCTGTGCAAGGCCCCCTGCGTCTTGATTTCTTTGGTGATACTGTCGAGTCTATTCGTAGCTTTGATCCGCTGACCCAGCGTTCAGAAGACGAGTTAGAGGAGGTGGTGCTCCTGCCTGCTTCGGATGTGCTTTTTCCTGAAGACTCTGCTGTAGAGAAATGGCGGCAAGACGTGTATGCTGCTGTCGAAAAGCTGGCCCCGAATCAGAAGGATTCTGAGACAGCACGCCAGGTCATGCAGCAGTTGCGGGAGCGGATCCGTTTTCCGGGGATTGAGTTCTTTCTCCCCTTGATGTATCGGAATCCCGGCCCGCAGACCCTGTTTGAGTATCTCCCGGCTGCATGCCCTGTTATCCTTCATGATCCTGTCAGTATTCAGCGCAAGATTTCCTTGGTTCATGAACGGGTCGCGGCCAATTATGAAGAGGCTGCCAGCGAGGGCTTGGCCTTTCCGCCGAAAACACTCTTTGTTGAGCAGGAGGAGCTTGAGCAACACCTTGATAAAAGGTCTCGGGTTGACCTCTGCCTCATTCCTAATCCAGATGCTGTCCAAACGCCGATTCTCCATCGGGTTGGTGATCATTCCCTGCTTCGGCAGGAAATAGAGCTGCAACGGAAAAAACGTGGTGTCCTGGCTCCGCTTGCTGATAGACTCCTGAAATGGCAAAAGGCTGAGGATACCATTGTCCTTGCTTGTCGCTCAATGCAGCAGGCGAAGCATCTGGAAGAGATGTTGGCAGGCTACGGCATCCAATGCGGTCGGGACACGACGCCGCTTGATTTGCAAAAGCAGCATCCAGGACAGGTCCTGCTGGTAGAACATCCGCTTTCACACGGATTTGATCTGCCAGAAGAGCATCTGCACATTTTTTCAGCGGCGGAGCTTTTCGGAGACAAACGTCTCCAGTCAGGTGGCAAGAAAAAGAGTCGTCGTCCTCAAGGTGAGCCCATTGCCCTGGAGGAAATTGCTATCGGCGATGTCGTTGTCCACCGGGACCACGGTCTGGCCAGCTTTCAGGGGCTGGTGAATATGGATTTTGCCGGACAGCGCGGCGACTTCATGCTCCTTGAGTTTCAGGGTAATGATAAACTCTATATTCCGGTGCATCAGCTGCACTGGGTCAGTCGCTATCAGGGGCTGACGGATCAGCAACCCAAGCTGGATCGGCTGGGTTCCCAACGCTGGCAAACGGCCAAGAAGAAGGTCACCGAAGCGGTCTGGCAGGTTGCCCAGGAATTACTTGCCATCTATGCCCGCCGTGAGATGCGCAGAGGCCATAGTTTTCAGCAGCCGGGTATCCTGTTTAAGGAACTGGCAGAGTCCTTCCCCTATGATGAAACCGAAGGGCAGGCTAAGGCTATTGATGATGTGCTTACGGATCTCTGCTCAGATAAGCCGATGGATCGGCTAGTCTGCGGCGATGTGGGCTACGGCAAGACCGAAGTTGCCGTCCGGGCAGCCTATAAGGCCATAGAAGACGGTTTTCAGGTGGCAGTTCTGGTGCCCACCACGGTTTTGGCGGAACAGCATGCGGCAACCTTTCGGGAGCGCTTTGCCGGTTTTGATGTGGAAGTGGCCTGCACCAATCGTTTCCGTACCACCAAGGAGCAGAAAGAGATTGTTCGGGATCTGAAAGATGGAAATATCCATCTGGTGGTCGGCACCCACCGCCTCCTCTCAAAGACCATTGGTTTCCATAAGCTGGGTCTGCTCATCGTGGATGAGGAGCACCGCTTCGGCGTCTCCCATAAGGAGAAGATCAAGAAATTGCGGGCCGATGTAGATGTCCTCACCCTGACTGCTACCCCGATCCCCCGAACCTTGCAGATGTCCCTCCTGGGTATTCGCGATCTCTCCGTGATCTCCAGTCCTCCCCGGCAGCGGCGCGCGGTGAAAACCTTTCTTGCTCGTAAAGATGATCTGGTGACCCGGGAAGCTGTCCAGCAGGAGCTGGAGCGTGGAGGGCAGGTTTTCTTTGTTCATAATCGGATCCAATCGATCCATCGGGTCGCGGAGAAGATTGAGCACTTGGTTCCCCATGCCCGCATTGCTGTGGCGCACGGTCAGATGTCGGGCAAGCAGCTGGAAGAGGTCATGGTCAGTTTTATTAACCATGAGGTAGATATTTTGGTCAGTACTACGATTATTGAGTCGGGCCTGGATATCCCCAATGCCAATACCATTATCATTAATCGGGCGGATCGGATCGGTTTGGCAGATATGTACCAGTTGCGGGGCAGGGTAGGGCGTTCTTCCCGCCAATCCTATGCCTATTTGCTGGTGCCCTCTACTGAGAAGATGACGTCAGATGCTGGTCAGCGCCTGCGGGCCCTGATGGATTGTTCGGACTTGGGTGGTGGTTTTAAGCTGGCCATGAATGATCTCCAGATTCGCGGCGGCGGTAATCTGCTCGGTGTGTCCCAGTCCGGCCATATTGCGGCGGTGGGATATGATCTCTATCTGGAGCTGCTCCAGTCTACGGTGGCGGATCTGAAAAAGCAGGCTGAGCAGGGCGGAGATATTACAGCACCTGAGCTGGAGCCGGATGTTAAACTGCGAGTGGCGGCCTTTCTCCCTGATGATTATGTTCGGGATACGGTGCTTCGTTATCGTCTGTACCGCCGCCTCTCGGTGGCAGGGAATGAAGCTCCTGAGCTTTTGGCTGATTTGCAGGACGAGGTAGTTGATCGTTTTGGAGCTTTACCCCGTGAGGCAGAAACCTTATTTGCCTTGGTTGGGCTGAAATATCCACTTCGTCAACTGGGGATCACCAAACTTGAACAGGGACCAGCCAGTCTTGTTTTTAGTTTCAGTGAGCAATCCCCCGTTGCCCCGGAAACGCTGCTGGCCTTTATTGAGCATTCTCGACCGAAGAAATCGCTAAAGAAAAAGGAGCAGCGCCCTCCCGTCAGAGGTCTACGGGTACCGGCAAGAGCCCCGGCTTCGGAGCCAGAGCCTGTGCGGCTCACCCCGGATCAACGACTTATTATTGCTTTGGAGGAAAATATTGCGCAGGAAGAGCTGTTTCGGCGTATAGACGCGGTCCTTAGCTTTCTTGGTGCGCAACATGGCTGA
- a CDS encoding HAD-IA family hydrolase: protein MLEIKECAENQEQVCGNKIGHSLSWDEIETVMLDMDGTLLDKHFDDYFWEVYLPEHYSLLHNISVEEASRELRARYQSVENSLQWADLEYWSHTLELDLPELKLRINHLIGVHPYVVEFLEFCLKKRKKLYLVTNAHSKALSIKLEKTAIGAWFDRVICAEEIGFAKEEPQFWPRLQEVLGFSPATTLLVDDTEKVLRVADTFGLGHLIHVARSSSRRPACYSTEYPSIDYFKELIR from the coding sequence ATGCTGGAAATAAAGGAATGCGCTGAAAATCAGGAACAAGTGTGTGGAAATAAAATAGGACACAGCCTGTCCTGGGATGAGATTGAGACCGTCATGCTGGACATGGACGGTACCTTGCTGGATAAGCATTTTGATGATTATTTCTGGGAAGTGTATCTACCGGAACATTACAGCCTGTTGCATAATATCTCGGTCGAAGAGGCGAGCCGGGAGCTCCGAGCCCGTTATCAGTCTGTGGAGAATTCTTTACAATGGGCTGATCTTGAATATTGGTCGCATACCTTGGAGCTCGATTTGCCGGAACTGAAGCTACGGATTAACCATCTTATAGGGGTACATCCCTATGTGGTAGAGTTCCTGGAGTTTTGCCTGAAGAAGCGGAAAAAGCTGTATTTAGTGACCAATGCGCACTCCAAGGCTTTATCCATCAAGTTGGAGAAAACCGCCATCGGAGCGTGGTTTGATAGGGTCATTTGTGCTGAAGAAATTGGTTTTGCAAAAGAGGAACCGCAATTCTGGCCTCGTTTGCAGGAAGTACTGGGTTTTTCTCCGGCGACAACCCTGCTTGTTGATGATACGGAAAAGGTGCTTCGGGTGGCCGATACCTTTGGGTTGGGCCATTTAATCCATGTTGCCCGCTCAAGTAGTCGGCGTCCGGCCTGCTATTCGACAGAATATCCGTCCATTGATTATTTTAAAGAGTTAATTCGGTAG
- the pgl gene encoding 6-phosphogluconolactonase yields the protein MVELFFQDSETLVADLAGRIGQSLQEHIDAHGWASMAVSGGSTPKPLFKRLSTIDISWQDVVITLVDERWVAPSSPDSNQYLICQYLLQGRVAAATFVGLKNFFPTAAQGARECELKLRKLARPFTVLVLGMGNDGHTASLFPGSPQLAAATGMHSGKICMALTPADAPYERMTLTLPAILDSQEIILHITGEKKKAVLAKAQEAGPAEELPIRFILRQQACPVTVYWAP from the coding sequence ATGGTAGAGCTTTTCTTTCAAGACTCGGAAACACTTGTTGCTGATCTGGCTGGGCGAATCGGCCAGTCTCTCCAAGAACATATTGATGCTCACGGATGGGCAAGCATGGCTGTTTCCGGTGGCTCAACTCCCAAGCCTTTATTTAAGAGGCTTTCCACGATAGATATTTCCTGGCAGGATGTGGTCATTACTCTGGTTGATGAGCGCTGGGTTGCACCCTCGAGTCCTGATTCTAACCAATACCTCATTTGTCAGTACCTTTTGCAGGGTAGGGTTGCCGCAGCCACCTTTGTCGGGTTGAAAAATTTTTTCCCTACCGCTGCCCAAGGCGCAAGGGAATGTGAGTTGAAGCTGCGTAAGTTGGCCCGTCCTTTTACGGTACTCGTCCTTGGGATGGGCAATGATGGGCACACAGCCTCCTTGTTTCCAGGTTCTCCTCAGCTTGCAGCAGCCACAGGCATGCATTCCGGTAAGATCTGTATGGCCTTGACTCCTGCTGATGCACCTTACGAGCGTATGACGCTTACCCTGCCCGCCATCCTCGACTCCCAGGAAATTATTCTCCATATTACAGGTGAGAAAAAGAAGGCTGTGCTGGCAAAGGCCCAAGAGGCAGGTCCGGCAGAAGAGCTACCCATCCGTTTTATCCTCCGCCAGCAGGCTTGTCCTGTCACTGTCTATTGGGCGCCTTGA